TCTCTTAAGTACTGCTAAAGCAAAAGGGTTTGAAATCTCTTTAGACATAAAAGAAAATTTCATTCTTTCACTTTCAAAAAATCCAAACAGTTATGAAGGGTCTTTAATTTCTTCTTTTTTAAGAGAAAAACTTCTCCGAGAGAATAAAAGTTTTTGTTTTGAAACAGTTATGAGTCATGTTTCAAAATTAGATGACATCAAAGAAGCAAATTTTCTAGGATACACTACATACTTATATTTTGTTTGTATTGATGATCCCGAAGTGAATATCTCTCGTGTAGAAAATAGAGTACAAAAAGGTGGGCACACTGTTGATGCTGAAATCATAAAAAATAGATACACAAGAACTTTAAACAACTTATTTCCTGCTATAGAGATTTCAAACAAAGCTTATTTATTTGACAATTCTGGAGAAAAACTTACTTTAATAGCAGAAATTTACGATGCAAAAACTTTAAAACTTCATATCAATGAAGAAGAATTTCCAAACTGGTTTAAAGAATTTGTATTAAATCATTTCATTTAAAAATGAACTTCAATTACCCTAAAAACGAGCGTTTAAAAAGCAAAACTACTATTGGATTACTGTTTTCTGAAGGAAAATCGGTTTCCAAATATCCGCTTCGTTTGGTTTACCGTCAAGCGGAAGAAAATTCAGAAGAACAGACTAAAGTTGGTGTTTCAGTTTCTAAGAAGTATTTCAAAAAAGCCGTTGACCGCAATTATTTTAAAAGAGTGTTGAGAGAAACCTATCGTTTAAACAAACATTTGCTTTTGGATAATCTAAATGAAAAGTATTCGATTATGCTTTTTTATCAGACCAAAGACCGATTATCTTACGAAGAAATCAATACCAAAACGATTCAGTTATTTGAGAAGTTTACTGCTCAGATAAACAAAACACCGGATTCTGAACCGAAAACCGAATCGTAAATCCCAAAACGTAAGATTAATAATCAAATTAGACAAAAAAATCGTAGTTTTAGCTCTAAATTGAAATTTTATGCGTCGACTTTTCTTTTTATTGGTTTTGGTTTTAATTCTTTTAGGTTGTAGTAAATCTTCTGCTTCAGCAGAAGAAAATTATGCTATCGCAACAGTCCAGCTTCCTCCAAAAAGCAGTTCGGATTCTTATGAAAAAAATGCAGATCCAAAAGCTCCGCCAGTTCCAAAAGAGAAAGAACAAATCGAGCAAAAAATCATAAAAGAAGCAACTTTAAAATTTGAAACTGATAATTTAGAAAATTCATTCAGTCAAATTCAAAAAGCCGTTGCGAATAGTAAAGCAAGAATTATAAACGATTCTGAAGGAAAAGATTTTGCAACTCTTTTTAGAAATCTTACTATAAAAGTACCAAGTCAGAATTTTGACCGTTTTATAAATGATGTTTCTAAAGGTGTTTCGTATTTTGAAGTTAAAAATATCTCTGCACAAGATGTAACAGAAGAATATATCGATCTGACTTCACGATTAAAAACCAAGAAAAAACTCGAAGAACGTTACCTTGAAATTTTAAAGAAAGCCAATAAAGTAAGTGAGATTTTAGAAATCGAAGAACAAATTTCAACTATCCGTGAAGAAATAGAATCAAAAGAAGGTCAGCTGAAATATTTGGAAAGCCGAGTTTCTGAAAGCACGATCACCATAGAATTTTATAAAACAATTGCCGAAAAAGAAGGCATTAAAATATCATACGGTTCCAAACTTTGGACAGCCATAAAATCTGGATTTTTTAGTTTATCCGATTTTTTAATTTCATTACTCAGTGTTTGGCCGTTTGTCATTATATTTTGTGTATTTGCCTATTTTATTAGAAGAAGATTAAAAAGAAGAAAAAAAGAATAATCATGTATCCGTATTTCAAAAAGAAATTTATTATACCAGTCGCTGCGGCGGGAATGTTGTTTGTTGGAACCAGTTTTAAAGAAGATTTCTTTGAAATTGCCAAGCAGATTGAGATTTTCACAACCTTGTTCAAGGCCGTAAACACCAATTATGTAGACGACACCAATCCAGGCGATTTGATGGATAAAGCCATCAAAAGCATGCTGGCAAGTTTAGATCCTTACACCGTTTATTTTAACGAACAGGATGTTGTCAACTTCAAAATCAATAATACGGGAGAATATACAGGAATCGGGGCTTTGATTTCCAGAAAAAAAGATCGTTTGGTTGTTCGCGAACCTTATAAAAACTATCCTGCTGACAAAGCCGGACTAAAAGCAGGCGACGAAATTATCCAAATTGGAGATGTTTTAATTGCCGATTTTAAAGACGATGCTTCTCAGTTATTGAAAGGAACCAAAAACACTAAAATCAATATCAAATATCTACGTCAGGGAAAACCGAATACTACTGTTTTGGTTTTGGATGAAGTCGATATTAAATCGGTTCCTTTTTATGGGAAAATTGATGATAAAACAGGATATATTGTTTTGGCACATTTTAGCAGAAAAGCTTCCGCTGAAGTAAAAGAAGCTTTAGAGAAATTAAAAGCAGACGGCGCAACACAGATCGTTTTGGATTTAAGAGGAAATCCTGGAGGTTTATTAAACGAAGCCATTGATATCTGTAATTTATTTGTTCCGAAGAATGAAGTTATAGTAACCACTAAATCGAGAATCGAAAAACACAACAATACATACAAAACACAAAAAGAACCGATTGACACTCAAATTCCGTTAGCGATTTTAGTAAACGGAAGAAGTGCTTCGGCATCTGAAATTGTTTCGGGCGCTTTGCAGGATTTGGATCGTGCCGTGGTTTTAGGAAGCAGAAGTTTCGGAAAAGGTCTAGTACAGCGTTCTGTAGATTTGACTTATGGAACTCAGTTAAAAGTAACTATTTCGAGATATTACACTCCGTCTGGCAGATGTATTCAAGCTTTGGATTATGCGCATAAAGACAAAAACGGTGTAGCACAAAAAACAGATGCTAAAAATTATAATGCTTTTAAAACCAGAAAAGGCAGAACGGTTTATGACGGTGGCGGCGTTTTACCAGACATCGAATTGGAAGAAGCTAAAACCAGTGCAATTGCAACAGCTTTAATTAAAAACGATGGTGTATTCGATTATGCTACATCCTATTATTACAAAAATCCAAATCTTGGCAATAAAATCCCAACGATAACAGATGCAGATTATTCGGCTTTTAAACAATATTTGAAAACCAACAAAATTACATTTGACACTGAGACTGAAGTGGCTTTGAAAAATACTTTAGCTGCAGCTAAAAATGAAAAAATCGACGAAACTATTGCTCCAGAATATCAGCAATTATTGGCTGCTTTAGAAAAAAGCGAAACTACTTTGCTGGACAAAAACCAAAAAGAAATCAAAAACATGATTCAAGAAGAACTGATTAAAAGATATCAATATCAGGAAGGTTTGTATCAGTTTTACATCAAAAACAATTCAGAAATTAAAAGAGCAGTAAGTGTATTAAATAACCAGACAGAATATAAAACGATTTTAAAAATGTAGTGAATGAAGCTATCCCTAGCCATACTTCTTCTTTCATTTTATACAGTATCGGCGCAGCAAAAACCTGTTGAAACTATCTATTTTGAATTTGACAGATATGATTTAACAGATAAGCAAAAAACAGTTGTTTCGAGCTTTATAAAAAATATAGACACCTCTAAGGTCGAGTCTATACAGATTTATGGGTATTGCGATGACAGAGGGACAGATTCATACAATTTTAAATTATCTAATAAACGCGCATTTACAATACAAAACCTACTGGTTCGTTACGGTTTCAAAAAGAATAAAATTGTTATTCTGGAAGGACGCGGACGTATTAAAGTAAAAACAGATACAGTAAAAAATCTTCATGAAACCCGTCTTCTAAATCGGCGGGTTGATTTAATTGTTGTCAAAAAACATAATTTCGGAAAGGATGTCCATACTTCCTTTAAAGACAAACTAAAAGTTGGAGACCGAGTTTATCTCGAAACCATTCTCTTCAATATTGGAAGTGCCAAACTTACCAGCACTGCAAAAAAAGAGCTAGATAATATTGCTGCAACGCTTCAAAATCATTCAAATCTAAACTTTGAAATACGCGGCCATGTCTGCTGTACACCAGAAATTTACAGCGACGGCATTGACCGGGATACCAAAGAAAGAAGACTTTCGTGGAATCGCGCTAAAACGGTTTTTCATTATTTAATAAATAAAAAAATATCTAAAAGCCGTATGACTTACGTTGGATGCGGGAATAAATATCCGCTCCATCATGGAGATAAATACGATCGGCGGGTGGAGTTTTTAATTACTAAGATTTAAAGTTTTTTTTTGCCCGTTTTTTTGCCACGAAGGCGCTAAGGCACAAAGGTTTTTTCTTTTTTGTCTGGTGAAAACTAATCTCACAAAGTTGCGGAAAAATATAGTTTTAACCCCATTTTGTCATCCTTTGTTCCTCAGGATGACAAAAACATAACCTCTGCTCCTTTTTACAAAAAAAACCATAAAAAACCGCTAAAAAATACTTCCTAGCGGTATTAAAAATACAATGGTTTTGGTTAGAAAAATTAGCTTATTTAAAACTATTAGTGTTGAAAAATTACTTAATTCAAAGGAACATCGTATTGTCTAATATTTCCTCCCATATAAGTTTTAAAAATGATAGATGAAGACAAAATTTTTAAGTGCCCTTGTTCTTGAGCTCTAGTTCCAGATTCTCAATATACTTCTTTTGCAGTTCAATGGTATATTTCGCTTCTTCATACAAAACCTTATAATCCAGTTCCCGTTTTTCTGTAGAAGTAATTGGTTCTTCTGCCGCTTTAACGGGCACTTTTAGCATTTCTCCTTTTCCTGTTAGGAGCCATTCTGGATTCACATCAACAAATGTTTTAGTAATAGCAAATAACACTTCGA
This portion of the Flavobacterium panacagri genome encodes:
- the rnpA gene encoding ribonuclease P protein component, yielding MNFNYPKNERLKSKTTIGLLFSEGKSVSKYPLRLVYRQAEENSEEQTKVGVSVSKKYFKKAVDRNYFKRVLRETYRLNKHLLLDNLNEKYSIMLFYQTKDRLSYEEINTKTIQLFEKFTAQINKTPDSEPKTES
- a CDS encoding DUF4349 domain-containing protein, encoding MRRLFFLLVLVLILLGCSKSSASAEENYAIATVQLPPKSSSDSYEKNADPKAPPVPKEKEQIEQKIIKEATLKFETDNLENSFSQIQKAVANSKARIINDSEGKDFATLFRNLTIKVPSQNFDRFINDVSKGVSYFEVKNISAQDVTEEYIDLTSRLKTKKKLEERYLEILKKANKVSEILEIEEQISTIREEIESKEGQLKYLESRVSESTITIEFYKTIAEKEGIKISYGSKLWTAIKSGFFSLSDFLISLLSVWPFVIIFCVFAYFIRRRLKRRKKE
- a CDS encoding S41 family peptidase, with the translated sequence MYPYFKKKFIIPVAAAGMLFVGTSFKEDFFEIAKQIEIFTTLFKAVNTNYVDDTNPGDLMDKAIKSMLASLDPYTVYFNEQDVVNFKINNTGEYTGIGALISRKKDRLVVREPYKNYPADKAGLKAGDEIIQIGDVLIADFKDDASQLLKGTKNTKINIKYLRQGKPNTTVLVLDEVDIKSVPFYGKIDDKTGYIVLAHFSRKASAEVKEALEKLKADGATQIVLDLRGNPGGLLNEAIDICNLFVPKNEVIVTTKSRIEKHNNTYKTQKEPIDTQIPLAILVNGRSASASEIVSGALQDLDRAVVLGSRSFGKGLVQRSVDLTYGTQLKVTISRYYTPSGRCIQALDYAHKDKNGVAQKTDAKNYNAFKTRKGRTVYDGGGVLPDIELEEAKTSAIATALIKNDGVFDYATSYYYKNPNLGNKIPTITDADYSAFKQYLKTNKITFDTETEVALKNTLAAAKNEKIDETIAPEYQQLLAALEKSETTLLDKNQKEIKNMIQEELIKRYQYQEGLYQFYIKNNSEIKRAVSVLNNQTEYKTILKM
- a CDS encoding OmpA family protein, coding for MKLSLAILLLSFYTVSAQQKPVETIYFEFDRYDLTDKQKTVVSSFIKNIDTSKVESIQIYGYCDDRGTDSYNFKLSNKRAFTIQNLLVRYGFKKNKIVILEGRGRIKVKTDTVKNLHETRLLNRRVDLIVVKKHNFGKDVHTSFKDKLKVGDRVYLETILFNIGSAKLTSTAKKELDNIAATLQNHSNLNFEIRGHVCCTPEIYSDGIDRDTKERRLSWNRAKTVFHYLINKKISKSRMTYVGCGNKYPLHHGDKYDRRVEFLITKI
- a CDS encoding helix-turn-helix domain-containing protein, encoding MSTINERVLLLIENQSNDNKRKFAKSIGYSAQVISNIVSGRKSNPSFEVLFAITKTFVDVNPEWLLTGKGEMLKVPVKAAEEPITSTEKRELDYKVLYEEAKYTIELQKKYIENLELELKNKGT